The following proteins are encoded in a genomic region of Brachypodium distachyon strain Bd21 chromosome 1, Brachypodium_distachyon_v3.0, whole genome shotgun sequence:
- the LOC100830186 gene encoding U-box domain-containing protein 4 encodes MDSDASTSPRRRSCYSDSGDSSCSEPFSECGSDDLSSFSPAAAAGIHRLLLSCAAEASDGSISSLVAELESPAASVDSLRRAAMEIRLLAKHNPDNRIRIAASGAVRPLVALLSHADPLLQEHGVTALLNLSICDENKAAIVEAGAIRPLVRALKSAASPAARENAACALLRLSQLDGAAAAAVGRAGAIPLLVSLLETGGARGKKDAATALYAVCNGARENRLRAVEAGAVRPLLDLMSDPESGMVDKAAYVLHSLVGFAEGRSAAVEEGGIPVLVEMVEVGTSRQKEIATLSLLQICDDNAAYRTMVAREGAIPPLVALSQSSSARPKLKTKAEALIEMLRQPRSASLRAARPAAIVAAE; translated from the exons ATGGATTCGGACGCCTCTAcctccccgcggcggcgcagctgCTACAGCGACAGCGGCGACTCCTCCTGCTCCGAGCCCTTCAGCGAGTGCGGCAGCGACGACCTCTCCTCCttcagccccgccgccgccgcgggcatCCACCGCCTGCTGCTCTCGTGCGCGGCCGAGGCGTCCGACGGCTCGatctcctccctcgtcgccgAGCTCGAGTCCCCCGCGGCGTCGGTCGACtcgctccgccgcgccgccatggAGATCCGCCTTCTGGCCAAGCACAACCCGGACAACCGGATTCGCATCGCCGCCTCCGGGGCGGTGCGCCCGCTCGTCGCGCTGCTGTCCCACGCCGAcccgctgctgcaggagcACGGGGTCACCGCGCTGCTCAACCTGTCCATCTGCGACGAGAACAAGGCGGCCATCGTCGAGGCCGGCGCCATACGCCCGCTCGTGCGCGCGCTCAAGTCGGCCGCGTCGCCGGCCGCGCGGGAGAACGCCGCGTGCGCGCTGCTCCGCCTCTCCCAgctcgacggcgccgccgccgccgcggtcggCCGCGCGGGCGCCATACCGCTCCTGGTGTCCCTCCTCGAgaccggcggcgcgcgcgggaaGAAGGACGCCGCCACGGCCCTATACGCGGTCTGCAACGGCGCGCGCGAGAACCGCCTCCGCGCCGTGGAAGCCGGCGCTGTGCGCCCCTTGCTCGACCTTATGTCCGACCCGGAGTCTGGCATGGTGGACAAGGCCGCCTATGTTCTCCATTCCCTAGTGGGTTTCGCCGAGGGCCggtccgccgccgtcgaggaagGCGGCATCCCCGTCCTCGTGGAGATGGTGGAGGTCGGCACATCGCGGCAGAAGGAGATCGCcaccctctccctcctccagatCTGCGACGACAACGCCGCATACCGCACCATGGTCGCCCGCGAAGGCGCAATCCCTCCGCTCGTGGCCCtctcccagtcctcctccgcccgcccCAAGCTCAAAACCAAG GCTGAGGCGTTGATCGAGATGCTCCGGCAACCGCGGAGCGCGAGCCTGCGCGCGGCGAGGCCCGCGGCGATCGTTGCGGCGGAGTGA
- the LOC100839257 gene encoding BTB/POZ domain-containing protein At3g49900 isoform X1, with protein sequence MEMSRTWQELGVVDTIYEGDHEEEEEEEEDCSFNSPSMQSSSPATSASCSPAAAAARSSLPPVLRNAVQAWSRANGPCKPDVIVRVQEHRFHLHRGPITSESGYLKRQLSESSDIAVDLPAGLTLDDFAGAVATCYGAAADVALSPAGLAASWAAAGWLELSAEDGLARRAEDYFFREVAADKGRAAQVLRSCAPLLGGGCGEAAAALLVRCLETLAAASGGGHGGWLEDVAALPLEEFQVVMEAMRARFAHDHDLMYTIVDHYLENHKGKLTEEDKSRLCYNVNCANLSHHLFMHLVQNPRLPLRFVVQAMLVEQLHSHHSMLLTHHHHPAAAVSAAPLPPLLLKRSVSGHGTFSAGAGDAAGAGMSLGDILQRDAVMRQSAHIRASMQATGRRIDALERELAGLRGRLRRSEQQAAASAAIIDDRASAKSASFRIPRNRLWDGEDVTPSGTGIGAGNDSSVGAKVGGIRSRLLHGFKNLFGRRPPGANGNAPPASSNGGTADVFVGEKGSSPEPGEEEYWSRPHRRNLSVV encoded by the exons ATGGAGATGAGCAGAACCTGGCAGGAGCTCGGCGTCGTGGACACCATCTACGAGGGCGAccacgaagaagaagaagaagaggaggaggactgcAGCTTCAACTCGCCCAGCATGCAGTCGTCTTCTCCGGCCACGTCCGCGTCGTgctcgcccgcggcggcggcggcgcgctcctCCCTCCCGCCGGTGCTCAGGAACGCGGTGCAAGCATG GTCGCGTGCGAATGGACCGTGCAAGCCGGATGTCATCGTCCGCGTCCAAGAACACCGCTTCCATCTCCACAGG GGCCCGATCACGTCGGAGAGCGGCTACCTGAAGCGGCAGCTCTCAGAGTCGAGCGACATCGCCGTGGACCTCCCGGCGGGGCTCACGCTCGACGACTTCGCGGGCGCCGTGGCGACCTGctacggcgccgccgccgacgtggcCCTCTCGCCCGCGGGCCTCGCGGCTTCATGGGCCGCGGCGGGCTGGCTGGAGCTGAGCGCGGAGGATGGGCTGGCCCGCCGCGCCGAGGACTACTTCTTCCGGGAGGTGGCCGCGGACAAGGGCCGCGCCGCGCAGGTGCTCCGGTCCTGCGCGccgctcctcggcggcggctgcggcgaggCCGCTGCTGCGCTGCTCGTGCGGTGCCTGGAGACgctcgcggcggcgtccggcggcggccatggcgggtgGCTGGAGGACGTGGCGGCGCTGCCACTGGAGGAGTTCCAGGTGGTCATGGAGGCCATGCGCGCGCGGTTCGCGCATGACCATGACCTCATGTACACCATCGTGGATCACTACCTCGAG AACCACAAGGGGAAGCTGACGGAGGAGGACAAGAGCCGGCTGTGCTACAACGTGAACTGCGCCAACCTGTCGCACCACCTCTTCATGCACCTGGTCCAGAACCcgcgcctcccgctccgcTTCGTCGTCCAGGCCATGCTCGTCGAGCAGCTCCACTCCCACCACTCCATGCTCCTcacccaccaccaccaccccgccgccgcggtctcCGCCGCGCCATTGCCACCGCTGCTCCTCAAGAGGTCCGTCTCCGGCCACGGCACGTTcagcgccggagccggggACGCCGCCGGGGCCGGCATGTCGCTCGGCGACATCCTGCAGCGGGACGCCGTGATGCGCCAGTCTGCGCACATCCGGGCGTCCATGCAGGCCACGGGGCGCCGCATCGACGCCCTGGAGCGCGAGCTCGCGGGgctccgcggccgcctccgccgctccgagcagcaggcggcggcctcggccgCGATCATCGACGACCGCGCGTCAGCCAAGTCCGCCAGCTTCCGGATCCCGCGCAACCGGCTCTGGGACGGGGAGGACGTGACCCCATCCGGCACCGGCATCGGCGCCGGGAATGACAGCAGCGTCGGCGCCAAGGTGGGCGGCATCAGGTCGCGGCTGCTGCACGGGTTCAAGAACCTGTTCGGCCGGAGGCCACCAGGGGCTAACGGCAACGCGCCGCCCGCGAGCAGTAATGGCGGCACCGCGGATGTCTTCGTGGGCGAGAAAGgctcctcgccggagccgggcGAGGAGGAGTACTGGAGTCGGCCTCACCGGAGGAACCTCTCGGTCGTGTGA
- the LOC100839257 gene encoding BTB/POZ domain-containing protein At3g49900 isoform X2: protein MPANMQTIFSLSLLILWARPLICQSKCSVSILIAMILFVFLRGPITSESGYLKRQLSESSDIAVDLPAGLTLDDFAGAVATCYGAAADVALSPAGLAASWAAAGWLELSAEDGLARRAEDYFFREVAADKGRAAQVLRSCAPLLGGGCGEAAAALLVRCLETLAAASGGGHGGWLEDVAALPLEEFQVVMEAMRARFAHDHDLMYTIVDHYLENHKGKLTEEDKSRLCYNVNCANLSHHLFMHLVQNPRLPLRFVVQAMLVEQLHSHHSMLLTHHHHPAAAVSAAPLPPLLLKRSVSGHGTFSAGAGDAAGAGMSLGDILQRDAVMRQSAHIRASMQATGRRIDALERELAGLRGRLRRSEQQAAASAAIIDDRASAKSASFRIPRNRLWDGEDVTPSGTGIGAGNDSSVGAKVGGIRSRLLHGFKNLFGRRPPGANGNAPPASSNGGTADVFVGEKGSSPEPGEEEYWSRPHRRNLSVV, encoded by the exons ATGCCAGCAAATATGCAAACCATTTTTTCGTTGTCTTTGTTGATCTTGTGGGCTCGGCCTCTCATCTGCCAGAGCAAATGCTCTGTCTCCATCCTTATTGCGATGATTTTGTTTGTCTTCCTCCGG GGCCCGATCACGTCGGAGAGCGGCTACCTGAAGCGGCAGCTCTCAGAGTCGAGCGACATCGCCGTGGACCTCCCGGCGGGGCTCACGCTCGACGACTTCGCGGGCGCCGTGGCGACCTGctacggcgccgccgccgacgtggcCCTCTCGCCCGCGGGCCTCGCGGCTTCATGGGCCGCGGCGGGCTGGCTGGAGCTGAGCGCGGAGGATGGGCTGGCCCGCCGCGCCGAGGACTACTTCTTCCGGGAGGTGGCCGCGGACAAGGGCCGCGCCGCGCAGGTGCTCCGGTCCTGCGCGccgctcctcggcggcggctgcggcgaggCCGCTGCTGCGCTGCTCGTGCGGTGCCTGGAGACgctcgcggcggcgtccggcggcggccatggcgggtgGCTGGAGGACGTGGCGGCGCTGCCACTGGAGGAGTTCCAGGTGGTCATGGAGGCCATGCGCGCGCGGTTCGCGCATGACCATGACCTCATGTACACCATCGTGGATCACTACCTCGAG AACCACAAGGGGAAGCTGACGGAGGAGGACAAGAGCCGGCTGTGCTACAACGTGAACTGCGCCAACCTGTCGCACCACCTCTTCATGCACCTGGTCCAGAACCcgcgcctcccgctccgcTTCGTCGTCCAGGCCATGCTCGTCGAGCAGCTCCACTCCCACCACTCCATGCTCCTcacccaccaccaccaccccgccgccgcggtctcCGCCGCGCCATTGCCACCGCTGCTCCTCAAGAGGTCCGTCTCCGGCCACGGCACGTTcagcgccggagccggggACGCCGCCGGGGCCGGCATGTCGCTCGGCGACATCCTGCAGCGGGACGCCGTGATGCGCCAGTCTGCGCACATCCGGGCGTCCATGCAGGCCACGGGGCGCCGCATCGACGCCCTGGAGCGCGAGCTCGCGGGgctccgcggccgcctccgccgctccgagcagcaggcggcggcctcggccgCGATCATCGACGACCGCGCGTCAGCCAAGTCCGCCAGCTTCCGGATCCCGCGCAACCGGCTCTGGGACGGGGAGGACGTGACCCCATCCGGCACCGGCATCGGCGCCGGGAATGACAGCAGCGTCGGCGCCAAGGTGGGCGGCATCAGGTCGCGGCTGCTGCACGGGTTCAAGAACCTGTTCGGCCGGAGGCCACCAGGGGCTAACGGCAACGCGCCGCCCGCGAGCAGTAATGGCGGCACCGCGGATGTCTTCGTGGGCGAGAAAGgctcctcgccggagccgggcGAGGAGGAGTACTGGAGTCGGCCTCACCGGAGGAACCTCTCGGTCGTGTGA
- the LOC100839257 gene encoding BTB/POZ domain-containing protein At3g49900 isoform X3: MLCLHPYCDDFVCLPPGKGPITSESGYLKRQLSESSDIAVDLPAGLTLDDFAGAVATCYGAAADVALSPAGLAASWAAAGWLELSAEDGLARRAEDYFFREVAADKGRAAQVLRSCAPLLGGGCGEAAAALLVRCLETLAAASGGGHGGWLEDVAALPLEEFQVVMEAMRARFAHDHDLMYTIVDHYLENHKGKLTEEDKSRLCYNVNCANLSHHLFMHLVQNPRLPLRFVVQAMLVEQLHSHHSMLLTHHHHPAAAVSAAPLPPLLLKRSVSGHGTFSAGAGDAAGAGMSLGDILQRDAVMRQSAHIRASMQATGRRIDALERELAGLRGRLRRSEQQAAASAAIIDDRASAKSASFRIPRNRLWDGEDVTPSGTGIGAGNDSSVGAKVGGIRSRLLHGFKNLFGRRPPGANGNAPPASSNGGTADVFVGEKGSSPEPGEEEYWSRPHRRNLSVV; the protein is encoded by the exons ATGCTCTGTCTCCATCCTTATTGCGATGATTTTGTTTGTCTTCCTCCGGGTAAG GGCCCGATCACGTCGGAGAGCGGCTACCTGAAGCGGCAGCTCTCAGAGTCGAGCGACATCGCCGTGGACCTCCCGGCGGGGCTCACGCTCGACGACTTCGCGGGCGCCGTGGCGACCTGctacggcgccgccgccgacgtggcCCTCTCGCCCGCGGGCCTCGCGGCTTCATGGGCCGCGGCGGGCTGGCTGGAGCTGAGCGCGGAGGATGGGCTGGCCCGCCGCGCCGAGGACTACTTCTTCCGGGAGGTGGCCGCGGACAAGGGCCGCGCCGCGCAGGTGCTCCGGTCCTGCGCGccgctcctcggcggcggctgcggcgaggCCGCTGCTGCGCTGCTCGTGCGGTGCCTGGAGACgctcgcggcggcgtccggcggcggccatggcgggtgGCTGGAGGACGTGGCGGCGCTGCCACTGGAGGAGTTCCAGGTGGTCATGGAGGCCATGCGCGCGCGGTTCGCGCATGACCATGACCTCATGTACACCATCGTGGATCACTACCTCGAG AACCACAAGGGGAAGCTGACGGAGGAGGACAAGAGCCGGCTGTGCTACAACGTGAACTGCGCCAACCTGTCGCACCACCTCTTCATGCACCTGGTCCAGAACCcgcgcctcccgctccgcTTCGTCGTCCAGGCCATGCTCGTCGAGCAGCTCCACTCCCACCACTCCATGCTCCTcacccaccaccaccaccccgccgccgcggtctcCGCCGCGCCATTGCCACCGCTGCTCCTCAAGAGGTCCGTCTCCGGCCACGGCACGTTcagcgccggagccggggACGCCGCCGGGGCCGGCATGTCGCTCGGCGACATCCTGCAGCGGGACGCCGTGATGCGCCAGTCTGCGCACATCCGGGCGTCCATGCAGGCCACGGGGCGCCGCATCGACGCCCTGGAGCGCGAGCTCGCGGGgctccgcggccgcctccgccgctccgagcagcaggcggcggcctcggccgCGATCATCGACGACCGCGCGTCAGCCAAGTCCGCCAGCTTCCGGATCCCGCGCAACCGGCTCTGGGACGGGGAGGACGTGACCCCATCCGGCACCGGCATCGGCGCCGGGAATGACAGCAGCGTCGGCGCCAAGGTGGGCGGCATCAGGTCGCGGCTGCTGCACGGGTTCAAGAACCTGTTCGGCCGGAGGCCACCAGGGGCTAACGGCAACGCGCCGCCCGCGAGCAGTAATGGCGGCACCGCGGATGTCTTCGTGGGCGAGAAAGgctcctcgccggagccgggcGAGGAGGAGTACTGGAGTCGGCCTCACCGGAGGAACCTCTCGGTCGTGTGA
- the LOC100830494 gene encoding arabinosyltransferase RRA2, whose amino-acid sequence MAGRREAPLMRSGSGSGQPLSRGSRIAAAVAVGVTLGCVCAFLYPDGLISRSSDSALHWPRRADSVACETSEKVDYLKSQLASLERKNAEFRKQINELSMKLQMAEHGKTKALYRAGPFGTVKAFRTNPTVMPDETINPRLAKILQQVAVKKELIVAVANSNVKQTLEMWFTNIKRVGISNYLVVALDDSVESFCKSKDVPVYRRDPDEGIDSIGKTGGNHAVSALKFQILREFLQLGYSVLLSDIDIMFFQNPFDHLHRDSDIESMSDGHNNMTAYGFNDVFDEPSMGWARYAHTMRIWVYNSGFFFIRPTIPSIELLDRVAGRLSREPKSWDQAVFNEELFFPSHPGYEGLHASKRTMDIYLFMNSKVLFKTVRKDAYLRNLKPVIVHLNYHPDKEERMKAVIEFYVNGKQNALDHFPDGSE is encoded by the exons atggccggccggcgagAGGCCCCCCTGATGCGCAGCGGCAGTGGAAGTGGGCAGCCGCTGTCGCGCGGGTCCCGCATCGCGGCGGCGGTAGCCGTCGGCGTTACTCTCGGCTGCGTCTGCGCGTTCCTCTACCCCGACGGCCTCATCTCCCGCTCCTCCGACTCCGCCCTCCACTGGCCTCGTCGG GCTGACTCAGTTGCTTGTGAGACATCTGAGAAAGTTGATTACTTAAAGTCACAGTTGGCATCATTGGAGAGAAAAAATGCTGAATTCAGGAAGCAGATCAATGAGCTCTCAATGAAGCTTCAAATGGCTGAACATGGAAAGACCAAGGCTTTGTATAGGGCTGGTCCTTTTGGTACAGTGAAGGCGTTCAGAACAAACCCAACAGTTATGCCTGATGAAACCATCAACCCCAGATTGGCCAAGATACTGCAACAGGTTGCTGTGAAAAAGGAACTCATCGTTGCAGTGGCAAACTCTAATGTGAAACAGACACTTGAGATGTGGTTTACTAATATCAAACGAGTTGGAATTTCAAATTACTTAGTTGTCGCATTAGATGACAGTGTAGAGAGCTTCTGCAAGTCCAAAGATGTTCCAGTTTACAGGCGAGATCCTGATGAAGGTATTGACAGCATAGGGAAGACAGGTGGTAACCATGCTGTTTCAGCTCTGAAGTTCCAGATATTGAGGGAGTTCTTGCAGCTTGGGTACAGTGTTCTCCTCTCTGATATTGATATTATGTTCTTCCAAAATCCCTTTGATCATCTTCACAGAGACTCTGACATAGAGTCCATGAGTGATGGCCACAACAATATGACAGCTTATGGTTTCAATGATGTGTTTGATGAGCCTTCAATGGGCTGGGCCAGATATGCACACACGATGCGCATATGGGTTTATAATTCTGGATTTTTCTTCATAAGGCCAACAATTCCTTCAATTGAGCTTTTGGATAGGGTAGCTGGTCGGCTTTCTCGTGAACCCAAATCGTGGGACCAGGCAGTTTTCAATGAGGAACTATTTTTCCCCTCTCATCCTGGTTATGAAGGTCTTCATGCATCGAAAAGAACCATGGATATATACCTCTTTATGAACAGCAAAGTTCTCTTCAAGACTGTCAGGAAAGATGCTTATCTACGGAATTTGAAGCCAGTAATTGTGCATCTGAACTACCATCCTGACAAGGAGGAGCGGATGAAAGCAGTGATTGAATTTTATGTTAatggaaaacaaaatgcaCTTGATCATTTCCCTGATGGATCAGAATGA